In Portunus trituberculatus isolate SZX2019 chromosome 46, ASM1759143v1, whole genome shotgun sequence, a single window of DNA contains:
- the LOC123519776 gene encoding vegetative cell wall protein gp1-like, with translation MSSQRPNLPTRTSPRVCQPAPDLNQCLQLSSLPQITSPRVCRPAPWPQPVSATVQPAPNIKPQSAPASLRPQPVSVLVHPSSQSAPDSQPQGVPASRPQRVQPPAPVQPPLPPAARRPRPSPCLCWIARLCGLGPPSVETDLVLDEMDTDEEWAPTAAQTLDWLQAELATVTEKLAWVHQQVSLSQVGGA, from the coding sequence ATGTCCAGCCAGCGCCCCAACCTCCCCACAAGAACCAGCCCCAGAGTGTGCCAGCCAGCCCCCGACCTCAACCAGTGTCTGCAACTGTCCAGCCTGCCCCAGATAACAAGCCCCAGAGTGTGCCGGCCAGCCCCCTGGCCCCAACCAGTATCTGCTACTGTCCAGCCTGCCCCAAATATCAAGCCTCAGAGTGCGCCAGCCAGCCTGCGGCCCCAGCCAGTGTCTGTCCTGGTACATCCTTCGTCCCAGTCCGCCCCTGATAGCCAGCCCCAGGGTGTGCCGGCTTCTCGGCCCCAGCGAGTCCAGCCACCGGCCCCAGTACAGCCACCGCTACCGCCGGCCGCCCGCCGGCCGCGGCCCAGCCCCTGTCTGTGCTGGATCGCACGCCTCTGCGGTCTGGGTCCCCCCTCTGTAGAGACAGACCTGGTATTGGATGAAATGGACACGGATGAGGAGTGGGCACCCACGGCTGCTCAGACACTGGACTGGCTGCAAGCCGAGCTCGCCACTGTGACTGAGAAGCTCGCTTGGGTGCACCAGCAGGTATCCCTGTCCCAGGTTGGCGGTGCGTAA